Sequence from the Magnetovibrio sp. genome:
TATGGACTGGTCCCGGTGTTCGTCGATATCGACATTCCCACCTACAACATCGACCCAACGGCCATCGAGGCGGCGATCAGCGACAAAACCCGCGCCATCATGCTTGCGCACACCCTGGGCAATCCATTCGATCTTGAAACCGTGATGCGGCTTGCGCACAAGCATGACCTGTGGGTGATCGAGGACACCTGCGATGCCTTGGGCTCCACATACACGCCAAGTGCGCCATTGGAACGCAATCGAGACAAGATCATCGCGGCGGATAAGCCGCGCCTAGTCGGTACATTCGGCGATGTCGCGACGTTGAGCTTTTATCCCGCTCACCATATCACCATGGGCGAAGGCGGCGCCGTTTACACCAACAGCGGAAAGCTCAAGCCGATCATCGAATCGTTTCGCGACTGGGGCCGCGATTGCTTTTGCGCACCGGGGCGCGACAACACCTGCGGCAAACGTTTTTGCTGGCAGCTGGGCAACATGCCCGAAGGCTATGATCACAAATACATATACAGCCACGCCGGATACAATATGAAGATCACCGACATGCAGGCTGCATGCGGTGTCGCGCAATTGGACCGGATCGACGATTTCGTCGCGGCGCGCAAAGCCAATTTCGCTTATCTGTACGCCGGCTTGAAATGCTGTGAAGAGTTTTTGATTTTGCCCGAAGCGACGCCGAACTCAAGCCCGTCTTGGTTTGGCTTCACGCTCACATTGCGCGATAGCGCGCCGCTCAGCCGCATCGAATTGTTGCGAAAACTCGAAGAGCGCAAGATCGGTACGCGATTGCTGTTCGCCGGCAACATTACATGTCAGCCCTATATGGCGGGGCGCAATTTCCGGGTGAGCGGATCGCTGGAGAATACCGATTTGGTGATGAACAATACGTTCTGGGTCGGGGTTCAGCCCGCCCTGACGAAAGAGATGTTGGATTACCTGATAGATACCATCAAGGGCAGCTTCAACGTCGCCTAACAAAGTCTGGATACGGCCTTTTCATTTCATTAAATTGGGGTTTAGCGCTTTGCGAATTTGATAATTCTTTCTGCGAAACCACTCGATTGTCTTGATCGCTACGGCACACAGGCCTTTTGGCATGAAGGTCAAAATCCATACATACATCATTGTCAAATCAGACGTCACTTCGCGCAGTTTTTCGCCGTACTTCTTATAGGATTCCCTGTCTAAAATACCTTGTGCGCGGATACCCAGTAAGTATCGCCATCTCAAGATTCCGGTTTTCTGTTGCAGCGCTCGCCGTGCGATGGTTTTACTTGCGTCACTGTAGCTGTCTGGCAACAAAGCGATCACGTTCGGCCATGTTTCGAAGATATTGACGAAAAAATACGATCCCCAGCCCGGTTTTCGAACTGGCGATTTCAAGGATACGATGATCGCATCCGGGGCCCAATATAATCGAAACCCAGGTTTGGTGATGTAATCGAACACAACGCCGACATGGCCAAATCCGGTGTATCGGTATTTTTCAAAATGTCCATTTTGAATCGCATTTCTGTGAAAGATCGTGCAGCCAAGACATGAAATAATCCACCCAAGTTTTTCCAGCGTTTCGGTCTTGTCGGTAAATACTTTTTCCTCGACTTCTCTTTTGCGCCCGACCAGGTCGGTGACGATAAAGTCATAATGCGTACCGTCATCTGGCAGGATGTCCAAAATCATATCGAGGGTTTTTGGGGGAATCTCGAATCCGTCGCCGGTGACCCAAGTGTACTCGGCCTCAGACAAGCTCAAGGCTTTCTGGACGTTTTCATCGACGTCGACGGTTTTCTCGAACGTTGAGCACACGATGTACGGGTATTGCTGTTGCCACTTTTCAACAACCTCAAGCGTATTGTCGGAAGAGCCATTGTTAGAAATGTAGATGGCAATATCGTGCTCGCGCACCACAGGGACGTACGTTTGCAAAAAGAAATCAAGAATGTCCGCCCTGTTGTAGGTCGGCACGGCAATGGCAAGTTTTTTATTGGCCGGCATGTGAGGTTCAATATCCCCGTTGTAAAATCATCGTTTCGTTGCGCCCGGCGATGTCGTTCGATATCCGTCCGTTCAACGTGATTGGGCGCAGAAATTAAGTATCCGTCACTACCTGAATATGGTTCAGCGCCTGCTGTGTCCGGCTTAAGGCCTGCGCGTGGGTGTCGCCGGTCGCGATGACAACAGCAGCCGTGCATCCGGAATGGATCGGGCGGATGATTTCATCGCCGGGCTTCACCCAACAATCGACGAATTCCACGCCCTTGACATCGGCGGCTTGCTCAATGCCGCTGACCGATGTGAC
This genomic interval carries:
- the rfbH gene encoding lipopolysaccharide biosynthesis protein RfbH, which codes for MTHSSPKKEQIRAQIAALVEEYAAEEFKQKAFEPGATAVPPSGKLLGAQELKNLVDASLDAWLTTGRFNAEFEANLAKFLGVKHVMTTNSGSSANLLALAALTSPNLGDKALKPGDEVISVAAGFPTTVNPLLQYGLVPVFVDIDIPTYNIDPTAIEAAISDKTRAIMLAHTLGNPFDLETVMRLAHKHDLWVIEDTCDALGSTYTPSAPLERNRDKIIAADKPRLVGTFGDVATLSFYPAHHITMGEGGAVYTNSGKLKPIIESFRDWGRDCFCAPGRDNTCGKRFCWQLGNMPEGYDHKYIYSHAGYNMKITDMQAACGVAQLDRIDDFVAARKANFAYLYAGLKCCEEFLILPEATPNSSPSWFGFTLTLRDSAPLSRIELLRKLEERKIGTRLLFAGNITCQPYMAGRNFRVSGSLENTDLVMNNTFWVGVQPALTKEMLDYLIDTIKGSFNVA
- a CDS encoding glycosyltransferase family 2 protein, giving the protein MPANKKLAIAVPTYNRADILDFFLQTYVPVVREHDIAIYISNNGSSDNTLEVVEKWQQQYPYIVCSTFEKTVDVDENVQKALSLSEAEYTWVTGDGFEIPPKTLDMILDILPDDGTHYDFIVTDLVGRKREVEEKVFTDKTETLEKLGWIISCLGCTIFHRNAIQNGHFEKYRYTGFGHVGVVFDYITKPGFRLYWAPDAIIVSLKSPVRKPGWGSYFFVNIFETWPNVIALLPDSYSDASKTIARRALQQKTGILRWRYLLGIRAQGILDRESYKKYGEKLREVTSDLTMMYVWILTFMPKGLCAVAIKTIEWFRRKNYQIRKALNPNLMK